In Erigeron canadensis isolate Cc75 chromosome 7, C_canadensis_v1, whole genome shotgun sequence, one DNA window encodes the following:
- the LOC122607149 gene encoding protein FATTY ACID EXPORT 2, chloroplastic-like → MVSTGELLSISQSSVLLPRSRSRAWIQGQSRVPCYKALKTASSNSTRALALTVTSNYLTNGPISNNQRSRKRISTVIRGSVVPEKLPTAFSADFVEGTETQLDNSGGGGGDIGGSEGNNWGGSGGGGDGEGPSDDSGKEPKKSGMSMSQKLTLGYAALVGLGGLMGYLKSGSQKSLLSGGISAALLYYVYTQLPVNPVFASCIGLGLSAALLGVMGTRFKNSGKVFPAGVVSLVSLIMTGGYLHGVMRSFH, encoded by the coding sequence ATGGTCAGCACAGGAGAGCTTTTATCAATTTCTCAGTCCTCCGTTTTGCTTCCACGATCTCGTTCCCGAGCTTGGATTCAAGGGCAGAGTCGTGTCCCGTGCTATAAAGCTCTTAAAACAGCTTCAAGTAACAGTACCCGTGCCTTGGCGTTGACAGTTACATCAAATTATTTAACTAACGGGCCAATTAGCAATAATCAACGGTCCAGAAAACGGATTTCAACTGTGATAAGAGGAAGTGTAGTCCCTGAAAAATTGCCAACTGCTTTTTCTGCTGATTTTGTAGAAGGAACTGAAACCCAACTTGATAatagcggtggtggtggtggtgacattGGTGGTAGTGAAGGAAACAACTGGGGAGGAAGTGGAGGTGGTGGAGACGGTGAAGGACCATCTGACGACAGTGGGAAAGAACCAAAAAAGAGTGGCATGTCAATGTCTCAGAAGCTTACGTTAGGCTATGCCGCCTTAGTGGGGTTGGGCGGATTGATGGGTTATTTGAAAAGTGGCAGCCAGAAATCTTTACTTTCTGGTGGAATATCGGCTGCATTATTGTACTATGTTTACACACAGCTTCCTGTGAATCCTGTGTTTGCATCGTGTATTGGACTTGGTTTGTCTGCTGCTCTTTTGGGGGTGATGGGTACACGTTTTAAGAATTCTGGTAAAGTTTTTCCTGCTGGTGTGGTTTCCCTTGTTTCACTTATTATGACTGGAGGGTACCTACACGGCGTCATGCGCAGTTTCCATTAA
- the LOC122609122 gene encoding LRR receptor-like serine/threonine-protein kinase EFR, whose translation MRSWNDSIHFCNWTGIYIVCGQKHKRVIAISLWSRGLSGSISPTIGNLSFLRVILFHNNHFTANLPQEIGRLSKLRRLGLRNNSLSGEIPMNLSRCLNLEELDLGGNNFIGIFPNEFESLTKLVYITLDRNNLTGEIPKFIGNFTSLELTSLEQISAKSNNFHGSIPDTLGQLSKLSFLGFPSNMLSGILPSSFFNLSSLTIINLPQNLIGGNLPADFAQRFPRLIFLNLPINKFTGPIPVSLSNASNLEELALGDNLFTGTVPSFDRQTRLTWFAIGDNKLGNGKSDNLNFVSSLANCTNLTYLGFGANNLGGVLPKSLFNFTQLTQLIVRGSLISGNIPSDIGQVVNINRLILSNNQFIGRIPKSIGNLRNVVELSLHDNSLSGSIPFSLGNLTLLSQLGVDYNNLEGTVPYSLSNCRQLQLLLLNHNNLSGDVPKEIFSLSSLTESLDLSDNHFAGFLPSEIGNLKNLVSFNISNNMLSGVIPPSLGACTSLVVLSISRNTIQGEIPATFSSLRGLSSADFPLNNLTGKIHLGDFASLKTLNLSFNSFEGKLPVLGAFTNTSIVSVNGNANLCGGIREFQLPECTLEESARKNQIPHSLQIIIPAVSVIFFLIIVVKSYLVYKRKYGKKASPESDSNIESFPQVSYRNLKKATNGFSSENLIGSGKFGSVYKANLSEKDSPQLVAVKIFKGMTSRLSAILIWSMGVWKTGCIIIR comes from the exons ATGAGATCATGGAATGATTCTATCCATTTCTGCAACTGGACAGGTATATATATTGTGTGCGGTCAAAAGCACAAAAGAGTTATTGCCATCTCTTTGTGGTCTAGGGGACTTTCTGGTTCAATATCGCCTACAATTGGTAACCTGTCCTTTCTTAGGGTGATTCTCTTTCACAATAATCACTTCACGGCCAATCTCCCTCAAGAAATTGGCAGGTTATCAAAATTACGGAGGCTAGGACTTAGAAATAACTCTCTGTCAGGTGAAATTCCTATGAATCTATCTCGGTGTCTGAATCTTGAAGAACTTGATCTTGGAGGGAACAATTTCATAGGGATTTTTCCTAATGAGTTTGAATCACTCACTAAGCTTGTATACATAACCCTTGACCGGAATAACCTAACGGGAGAAATACCCAAGTTTATAGGAAACTTTACATCCCTTGAACTTACATCCCTTGAACAGATATCTGCGAAGTCAAATAATTTCCATGGAAGCATTCCAGATACTCTAGGCCAGTTATCCAAATTATCTTTTCTTGGGTTCCCATCAAATATGCTTTCAGGCATTTTACCATCTTCATTTTTTAATCTTTCATCACTCACAATAATAAATCTGCCTCAAAATTTGATTGGTGGGAATCTTCCTGCAGACTTTGCACAAAGATTTCCTAGACTTATATTTTTAAACCTTCCTATAAACAAATTTACTGGACCTATTCCAGTCTCATTATCTAATGCCTCAAATCTTGAAGAGCTAGCACTTGGTGACAACTTATTCACTGGCACAGTGCCTAGTTTTGATCGGCAAACAAGATTGACATGGTTTGCAATTGGTGATAATAAACTTGGGAATGGAAAATCTGACAACTTAAACTTTGTATCATCTTTGGCCAACTGTACTAACTTAACGTATTTGGGTTTCGGTGCCAACAATCTTGGAGGTGTACTGCCGAAATCATTGTTCAACTTTACCCAACTCACTCAACTAATAGTAAGGGGAAGTTTAATATCGGGGAATATCCCCTCTGACATTGGACAGGTAGTTAACATTAACAGACTAATTCTAAGCAACAACCAATTCATTGGAAGAATTCCCAAATCGATTGGGAATCTCAGAAATGTGGTTGAATTGTCACTCCATGATAACTCATTATCAGGTTCCATACCATTCTCATTGGGAAATCTCACGCTATTGAGTCAACTGGGTGTAGATTATAACAATCTTGAGGGAACTGTTCCGTATAGTCTATCAAACTGTAGGCAGTTGCAGCTGTTGCTACTTAACCACAATAATCTCAGTGGTGACGTACCTAAAGAGATATTCAGTCTATCTAGCTTGACAGAATCTCTTGACCTTTCTGATAACCATTTTGCGGGTTTTCTTCCTTCTGAAATAGGCAACTTAAAGAATTTGGtttcttttaatatttcaaACAACATGCTATCTGGGGTAATTCCACCTAGTCTTGGAGCATGCACGAGTTTGGTTGTATTATCTATATCAAGAAACACCATCCAAGGAGAAATTCCTGCTACTTTTAGCTCACTGAGAGGACTAAGTAGTGCTGATTTTCCCCTCAACAACTTAACAGGGAAAATACACCTTGGAGATTTTGCATCTCtcaaaactttaaatttatcttttaacAGTTTCGAAGGAAAGCTGCCTGTACTAGGAGCTTTTACAAACACAAGCATCGTTTCTGTTAATGGGAATGCAAATCTTTGTGGTGGTATTCGAGAATTTCAGTTGCCTGAATGTACCCTTGAAGAATCAGCAAGGAAAAACCAAATTCCCCATTCCTTACAAATCATCATTCCGGCCGTAAGTGTGATATTTTTCCTAATTATAGTAGTAAAGTCTTATTTGGTTTACAAACGAAAGTACGGTAAGAAGGCTTCTCCAGAGAGTGACTCCAATATCGAAAGTTTTCCACAAGTATCTTATAGAAACTTAAAGAAAGCAACCAATGGCTTTTCTTCAGAAAACTTAATAGGTTCTGGGAAGTTCGGTTCTGTTTACAAGGCCAATCTATCTGAAAAAGATAGCCCACAACTTGTTGCTGTCAAA ATTTTCAAGGGAATGACTTCGAGGCTCTCAGCTATTCTTATATGGTCAATGGGAGTTTGGAAGACTGGTTGCATCATAATCCGGTAG
- the LOC122608445 gene encoding probable LRR receptor-like serine/threonine-protein kinase At3g47570 → MVITCYLVYRRKYGKKASKESDSNIKSLPQVSYGNLQKATNGFSSENLIGSGKFSSVYKAVLPQKHGPQVVAVKVLNPSVHGAQKTFIAEGEALRKIRHRNLVKIITSCSGTDFQGNDFKALIYSYMVNGSLEDWLHHNPKVSLEIVEATRCLNFIQRLNIVIDVARAIDYIHFQCGSPMIHCDLKPTNILLDADLIADVGDFGLARILQYNSHDISATHTNSLGVLGTIGYAPPEYGMGGQASTYGDIYSFGVLLLETFTGKCPTHEMFNNGLSLRDFVKMAIPDHVLEITDPVLLETRQEENERTRAYRSIKESLTAIYQIGITCSIETPRDRIDMNNVFNQLESIKKTFNGGRRNLM, encoded by the exons ATGGTAATAACGTGTTATTTGGTTTATAGAAGAAAGTATGGTAAGAAGGCATCTAAGGAGAGTGACTCCAACATCAAAAGTCTTCCACAAGTATCGTATGGAAACTTACAGAAAGCAACCAATGGGTTTTCTTCCGAAAACTTAATAGGTTCTGGGAAGTTCAGTTCTGTTTATAAGGCCGTTCTGCCTCAAAAACATGGACCACAAGTTGTCGCTGTGAAGGTACTAAACCCATCAGTTCATGGTGCTCAGAAGACTTTTATTGCCGAAGGTGAAGCTTTGAGAAAGATTAGGCACAGGAATCTTGTAAAAATCATAACTTCCTGTTCAGGAACTGATTTTCAAGGGAATGACTTCAAGGCTCTTATCTATTCATATATGGTCAATGGAAGTCTGGAAGATTGGTTGCATCACAATCCGAAAGTTAGTTTAGAGATCGTGGAGGCAACCAGATGTTTAAACTTTATTCAGAGGTTGAATATAGTGATAGATGTGGCTAGAGCCATTGATTATATACATTTCCAATGTGGATCACCAATGATTCATTGTGATCTCAAACCAACTAACATTCTATTGGATGCGGACTTGATTGCTGATGTGGGTGACTTCGGCTTAGCAAGAATTCTTCAGTATAACTCACATGATATTTCTGCAACTCATACAAATTCACTTGGTGTACTAGGCACAATAGGTTATGCTCCACCAG AATATGGAATGGGAGGTCAAGCCTCAACATATGGCGATATCTACAGTTTTGGAGTCCTACTACTAGAGACCTTTACGGGCAAATGCCCTactcatgaaatgttcaacaaTGGTCTGAGTCTTCGTGATTTTGTGAAAATGGCTATACCTGATCATGTTTTGGAGATAACTGATCCGGTCCTTCTGGAAACCAGACAAGAGGAAAATGAACGCACTCGTGCATATAGATCAATCAAGGAGTCCCTAACTGCAATATATCAAATTGGCATTACTTGCTCCATAGAAACACCTAGAGATCGGATAGACATGAACAATGTCTTCAATCAACTAGAGTCTATCAAGAAAACTTTTAATGGTGGTAGACGCAACTTAATGTAA